The Cloacibacterium sp. TD35 region GTACAAAAACCCGAGTCTTTTCCCGAAAATTTCTGTAATGTAAGTGTATTGTCCTCCCGCTTTTGGGAACATCGCTGAAAGTTCGCCATAGCTTAAAGCGGCTGCAACCGTCATAATTCCAGTAATAATCCACACTACGATGAGCCAATACCCAGAACCCAAATTTCTCATCATATCCGCAGAAACAATGAAAATTCCGCTTCCTATCATGGAACCCATCACGAGCATGGTTGCGTCCCAAAGTTTTAATTTTTTATTCATAGTTTATTTTTAGAAAAGACCATCAAAGATATTAGAAAATTAAAAAGCCACAAGTATTTGTGGCTTTTTGTTTATAAATTCTTTTAAATCTATGTTTATTATCCAAATATTAAGGAAAAAATTCAATTATCCGCATTTAGAATTTCCACAATTTTTACAAATCAGGCAACCTTCTTGATAAACAACTTGGTCTGAACCACAATTGCTACACTTGTGTCCATCAACTTCAGTTCCATCAGGAATATAGCGTTTTAAAGCTCTAGCAACTCCCGCTTTCCAAGTATTGATAGACTCAGAATCAAGCTCTAATCTGTTAATTAATTCTACCACGTTTTCAATTGGCATTCCGTGTCTTAAGGTTCCTGAAATCAATTTAGCATAATTCCAGAATTCTGGATTAAATTTATGAGAAAGTCCTTCAATAGTGGTTTTATAACCTCTTAAATTCTTGAATTGGAAATCATATCTAGAAACGCCGTTTTCGTCTCTGTTTTTAATGATTAAACCTTCGTTTACCCAACGTGGAAGCATAATTCCTTCTTCATCATCTGCCAAACCTGTAAAAATTTCATAAGGTCTACCATTAACCAAACCTACAAAAGCAATCCATTTTTCTTTATTATTTTGGAATCTCACCACATCAGCTTCTAGAATCTGAGGTCTTTTTGTAGGGAAAGCTTCTAAAGATGAAGCAGTTTCTTCCTCATCTTTTTCTTCTTTTTTATCATCTGCAGAAACCAAAACTCCACTTCTGGAACCGTCTCTGTAAACCGTAACTCCTTTGCAACCCACTTCCCAAGCTTTGATATATAATTGATTCACCAATTCTTCTGTAGCTTCATTCGGAATGTTGATAGTCACCGAAATAGAATGGTCCACCCATTTTTGAATGGCACCTTGCATTTCAACTTTGCTGAGCCAATCAATATCATTAGAAGTAGCTTTGTAATAAGGAGATTTCTCGATTAAATCTTGAACTTCTTCGTTGGAATAATTTTTGGAAATATCATAGCCATTCACTTCCATCCAAGTTTTAAAATGATGATGGAAAACAATGTACTCTTCCCAAGAATCTCCCACTTCATCTACAAAATCTACTCTTACATCTTTATCATTAGGATTTACCTTTCTCCTACGCTTGTAAACTGGCAAAAATACCGGTTCAATTCCCGAAGTAGTCTGAGACATCAAACTAGTACTTCCTGTTGGTGCAATGGTTAATAAAGCGATATTTCTTCTGCCATATTTTACCATATCTTGATACAGACTTTCGTCTGCTTCTTTTAATCTCAAAATGAAAGGGTTATTTTTTTCTTTTTCTGCATTAAAAACTTCAAAAGCGCCTCTTTCTTTCGCCATTTCTACTGAAGAACGATACGCGGAAAGAGCCAACGTTTTATGAACTTCTACTGAAAACTCATTAGCTTCATTGCTACCATATCTTAAATTTAAAGCAGCCAACATATCGCCTTCTGCAGTAATTCCTACTCCCGTTCTTCTTCCTTGAAGCGTTTTCTTGCGGATTTTTTCCCAAAGTTGTTTTTCGGTATGTTTTATTTCTTCGTTTTCTGGGTCTTTTTCAATTTTTGCCAAAATTGCATCAATTTTCTCCATTTCCAAATCGATGATATCATCCATCATTCTTTGTGCATAAGCTGCATGTTTTTTGAATAAATCAAAATTAAATTTTGCTTCTTTGGTAAATGGATTTTCTACATAAGAATATAAATTAATGGCAATCAATCGACAAGAATCGTACGGACAAAGCGGAATTTCGCCACAAGGATTGGTAGAAACCGTTTCAAAACCTAAATCTGCATAACAATCTGGAATAGATTCTCTGATGATGGTATCCCAGAAAAGAATTCCTGGTTCAGCAGATTTCCAGGCGTTATGTACGATTTTTTTCCAAATTTCATCTGCAAAAATAGTCTTGGTATATTTAGAATTCTTACTGTAAATAGGATATTTCTGTTGATATTCACTGTTCGTTTTTACCGCTTTCATGAATTCATCATCTATTTTCACAGAAATATTCGCTCCTGTCACTTTTCCTTGCTCTAATTTAGCATTGATAAAATCCTCAGAATCTGGATGATTTATCGACACAGAAAGCATTAAAGCGCCTCTTCTTCCATCTTGAGCTACTTCTCTGGTAGAATTAGAATAACGCTCCATAAACGGCGCTAAACCTGTAGAAGTAAGCGCAGAATTCTTCACCGCAGAACCTTTCGGACGAATGTAAGATAAATCATGACCAACTCCACCTCTACGTTTCATGAGTTGAACTTGCTCCTCGTCTATTTTCATAATACTTCCGTAAGAATCACTATTGGTTCCGTTACCAATTACAAAACAGTTAGAAAGAGAAGCAATCTGGAAATTATTACCAATTCCCGTCATTGGACTTCCTTGCGGAATGATATATTTAAAGTCTTTTATTAGATCAAAAATTTCTGCTTCGGAAAGCGGATTGGGATATTTTTTTTCTATTCTCGCAACCTCAGAAGCAATTCTTTGATGCATGTCATCAGGTGTTTTTTCATAAATATTCCCATCAGAATCTTTAAGTGCATATTTGGTTACCCAAACTCTGGCTGCTAAATCGTCTCCTTTGAAGTAGTGTAAAGTTTCTTCATACGCTTGTTGGTTGGTTGTTTTCTCCATGGCAGATAATTAATTTTTTGACACAATAAAATTAGACAAAAAATTAAAATATACAATATTAAATTTTTATAAAATTTTTCATTTTTGTAAACTTTTTGAAAATTTTAAAATATTAATACACTTAAAATCAATTATTTAAACAAAAAAATTTGTAAACTTTTATGATATAAATCAAGAAATAAGTTTTTCATAAAATAAAATTTTAAAATAAAAAAGCCTAATAATTTTTTAAAAATTAATAGGCTAAATCTATAACGCAAAGAATAAATAGTTAATTTATTCAATAGTAAAGTTCTGAACAGCTTCTAGTTTAGGGAATTTATTCTCTGAAATAAATTTCCGCCCTGTACAATCTATTTCTTTCCACCCTTTTTTTCTGTGTAGGTCTCCCACCTCCACTACAATCGGAACAAAAGATATTTCTTCTTCACCCTCTTTGATTTCTTCTTTATATTGAACCGCAACATCTAATACACATTCAAAATCCGTATTAAGTTTCACATTTCTATAAATAACATCAAAATGCGATTCTTTATTTTCTGGGATTTCAAAATACGTTTCGTAGCCATAGCTTTTTCTATCTAATAATCCAATGCTAGAAAGTGCCGTATATAAAGCAATTGTATAATATTTTCTAGTACCAAAACGTTGATAATCTTCAGGAAAATGTCCACCTTCAAATAAAATTACTGGAATTCCTGCTCTCATGAAATTATCACCAGTAGAAGTTGGGTAAAACTCATCAGAATATCTTGCCAATTGATTAGGAATTTGCATTCTCAATACATTATATATACTAGCGATAACCGCCATACTTTTTTTGCGATTTTCAGTAATCATTCTATCATAATCTTCTGAAGGCGCTAAAAAAGATAAAGTAGCGGGATTTTTACCATCTGTAGAAAAAATAGTCCTTTGCTCATGTAAATTCAGAGCGTAATCATATTTTTTAGAAAACGCAATTTCTTTTAACAGCTTCATTTCGCAGCTTGCATTCTGTAAATAGTCTCTATTCATATCTATATCAAGAGAATTTCTGCGCGACCAAACTTTAGAACCATCCGGATTGAGCATAAAAATGAAATCTAAAGATATATTTTGGAATAATTTGTCTTTGAGTTGAGGTTGAGATTCTAAAGAATACCATAAGTCTAACATGCAGTGAGTAGAATTACTCTCATTACCGTGCATTTGAGACCATGCCAACACTTTTATATCACCAGAACCATAAGAAAATTGATAAATAGGCTCACCTAGAGTAGAAGTACCAATTAAAGTAATATAATCGCTGAGATTCTCTTGTAGAAATTTTTGAAGGTTATTAGGCGAAATATAACGATTTGGGAAATTAGGGTTTTTGTGATATTGAAAAGTAGAATGCATAATGTGGATAAATTTTGACGATTCAAAAATACTATAAAAAGAATTAATCTCCTAATTAACATTTGTAAATAATTTAAACAATAAAAAAAGACAGAATGTCTGTGGAAAAAATTGTTAATTTCATAATCTGTAATTAAAAAATATAAAATAAACAAAATCAGTATTTTAAGTAGTTTATATAAAGTTAATTTATAAATATACTTTAATATGTAGATCGTACTAATAAAGCCATTTGTAGAGTTATACCATTAAACATTTTTAATGTTGATAAGGTTGTGATATTTTACTTATTTACAAATGTAAAATATTGGATTTTTTCTAATTATAGTTATCTTTGAGGACTTAAAATTTTAGAATTCATGTCAAACGAAACCTTATTTCTACTATCCTTTGTAGTTTTTATCTTTTTTATACTGGCATTAGACTTAGGACTATTGCATAAAAAATCAGACACTATTTCGCTGAGACAAGCTGGTTTAATGAGTTTTTTTGTCGTTTGTTTGTCTTTAGCCTTTTATTTTCTTCTCATTACCTATGGACATATGCTTCATGGAATAGATAGTATAGAAAAGCTACAAACAGTAATAAATAGGCATCATCATCCAGTAAAAGTTATTCCGAATAATCTGGAACAGAGCATAGCACTCTACAATCAGAACCTAGGATTAGAATATCTTACTGGTTATGTAGTAGAATATGCTCTATCAGTAGACAATATATTTGTAATTGTTTTGGTATTTACTGCTTTTGGAGTTGCACCAAGAAATTATCACAGAGTTCTTTTTTGGGGCATTTTAGGAGCTATTGTAATGCGTTTCATCTTTATCTTCGTAGGTGCTGCTTTAATTGAAAAATTCAGCTGGATTATGTATGTTTTCGGAGCGTTTCTGGTATTTACAGGTATCAAAATGTTTGTGGATAAAGATAAAGATGAGGAAATAGATACTCAGAATCACCCAGTTGTAAGATTTGCCAATAAATATTTTAAAGTTCATCCACACTTTGTGGGCAGTAAATTCTTTGTAACAATTGATGGAGTTAAGAAACTTACACCATTATTCTTAGTTCTTATCATCATAGAATTTACCGATTTGATTTTTGCAGTAGATTCTATTCCTGCAATATTTTCAGTAACTAAAGACCCTTATATCGTCTTCTTTTCGAACATTTTTGCGATTATCGGACTTCGTTCTATGTTCTTCTTATTAGCAGGAATTATCGATAAGTTTAGGTTCTTAAAAATAGGTTTAGCAGCATTACTCACATTCATTGGTTTAAAAATGCTAGGACATAGTTACCTAGAAGAATGGGGCTTTGGTACAACGCATTCTTTATTAATCATTGTAAGTATTTTAGGAGCTAGTGTATTCTTCTCATTACTGTTTCCAGAGAAGAAAAAAGACAGAAAACTGAAATTTAATCCAGACGATGAAAAACATCTTCATCATCACGAATAAAAATTTAAACTCTCATTATTGAGAGTTTTTTTTTGTGCTTTATGAGAAAAATATATTAGAATTTTAATATTGTAAATTATGTAAAATCCTTTATTCATTATGGTTTTAGTTATGTTTATACAAATGTAAAACTGTAAACTTTCTCATTGTTTACATTTGTATTTACTTATGTAAATTATAATTATTACATTTGTAACATGAATATAAATGACAGATTTACTAAAATTTTAGAATATTCTGGATTTACCGCATCAGAATTTGCAGACGAAATAGATGTTCAGCGCTCCAGTATTTCGCATATCATTTCGGGGAGAAATAAGCCTTCCCTAGAATTTATTGTAAAGATAAAAAATAGATTCCCAGAAATTAGTTGGGATTGGATAATTTTAGGACAAGGAGAAATGTTACAAAATGATTCTGCTCTATCCAATAGCGAATCAAAAATAAATCTAGAGGAAGAAAATTCTTCGCCTGATCTTTTTACATTAATTGATGAAGATTATAAAAATGAAATTTTTATTCAAGAAAATCTTCAAAAAGAAACGCCGCGAGAATCTAATACACCTTTCCCTTTTCCAAAAAAAGAAAAAATAAGCGATTCTCAGCGATTAGAAGTTCAGGAAGATATTTCAGAAGTTCAAAATATTGTAAATCAATCAGTTACTAATAATTCTACTGAAAACAAGATTAAAAGAATTGTTTTCTTCTACGAAAACGGAAAATTTGAGGTTTTTGAACCTTAACAGATGTAATAATTGAGAATTTTAAAAATTCTTTAGTTCCATAAAATAAAAAAGCATTCCAAAAATTTTTGGAATGCTTTTATTCTTTTTCTAGAGAGGTGATTACTTTTTGTAAGCAGCATCTTTGATTCTTGCTCTCTTACCTCTAAGATCTCTGAAGTAGAAAATTCTAGATCTTCTAACTTTTCCTCTTCTATCTACTTCAATTTTTTGTAAAGCAGGCATGTTGATTGGGAAAACTCTTTCTACACCTACATCACCGCTCATTTTTCTGATGGTGAAAGTTTTAGTAGCACCTGTTCCTCTTAGTTGAATTACAACTCCTTTGAAGAACTGAGTTCTCGTTTTGTTACCTTCTTTAATTTCGTAATACACAGTAATGGTATCACCAGCTTTGAATTCTGGGAATTCTTTTTTAGCAATGTACTTGTCTTGTACGTACTTTAATAAATCCATTTTTTATAAAAAATAATTTTTGGAAAGCTAAACAACGTTCACGGCTTTCGTCAGAGGTTGATTAACAGGTTGCAAAACTATTAATTTTATTTGAAACAAGCAAATATCTTTTGCAATTTTTATTGATAAAAACTTAAATCAATGAGTTATAGATTAAACACAAAAAACCGCCTCATTTACAAAATGAGACGGTTTAAAATTTATGAAATCTCAGGAAGATTATTTACCTTCTTCCATTCTTTTCTTCAGTTCTGCTAAAGCATCGATATCACCAAGTGTAGATTTTTCTTCACCTGAAGAAGATGCAGCTGGTTTAGATTCCTTTGCAGCTTTTTTCTCTTCATCTCTGAAGATACCAGTGTGAGATACTACTACTCTTTTGAATTCTTTGTTGAACTCGATTACTTTGAAATCAGCAGTTTCACCTTTTTTGATTTTAGAACCATCTTCTTTTTCTAATAATCTAGAAGGAGCGAAAGCTTCTACTTCAGCATCTTCGAACTGAACTTGAGCACCTTTATCGAAAACATCTGTAGCTTTTCCTGAGTGAACAGTTCCTTCTGCATATTTAGTTTCGAATTTATCC contains the following coding sequences:
- a CDS encoding adenosylcobalamin-dependent ribonucleoside-diphosphate reductase, which codes for MEKTTNQQAYEETLHYFKGDDLAARVWVTKYALKDSDGNIYEKTPDDMHQRIASEVARIEKKYPNPLSEAEIFDLIKDFKYIIPQGSPMTGIGNNFQIASLSNCFVIGNGTNSDSYGSIMKIDEEQVQLMKRRGGVGHDLSYIRPKGSAVKNSALTSTGLAPFMERYSNSTREVAQDGRRGALMLSVSINHPDSEDFINAKLEQGKVTGANISVKIDDEFMKAVKTNSEYQQKYPIYSKNSKYTKTIFADEIWKKIVHNAWKSAEPGILFWDTIIRESIPDCYADLGFETVSTNPCGEIPLCPYDSCRLIAINLYSYVENPFTKEAKFNFDLFKKHAAYAQRMMDDIIDLEMEKIDAILAKIEKDPENEEIKHTEKQLWEKIRKKTLQGRRTGVGITAEGDMLAALNLRYGSNEANEFSVEVHKTLALSAYRSSVEMAKERGAFEVFNAEKEKNNPFILRLKEADESLYQDMVKYGRRNIALLTIAPTGSTSLMSQTTSGIEPVFLPVYKRRRKVNPNDKDVRVDFVDEVGDSWEEYIVFHHHFKTWMEVNGYDISKNYSNEEVQDLIEKSPYYKATSNDIDWLSKVEMQGAIQKWVDHSISVTINIPNEATEELVNQLYIKAWEVGCKGVTVYRDGSRSGVLVSADDKKEEKDEEETASSLEAFPTKRPQILEADVVRFQNNKEKWIAFVGLVNGRPYEIFTGLADDEEGIMLPRWVNEGLIIKNRDENGVSRYDFQFKNLRGYKTTIEGLSHKFNPEFWNYAKLISGTLRHGMPIENVVELINRLELDSESINTWKAGVARALKRYIPDGTEVDGHKCSNCGSDQVVYQEGCLICKNCGNSKCG
- a CDS encoding M14 family zinc carboxypeptidase, with translation MHSTFQYHKNPNFPNRYISPNNLQKFLQENLSDYITLIGTSTLGEPIYQFSYGSGDIKVLAWSQMHGNESNSTHCMLDLWYSLESQPQLKDKLFQNISLDFIFMLNPDGSKVWSRRNSLDIDMNRDYLQNASCEMKLLKEIAFSKKYDYALNLHEQRTIFSTDGKNPATLSFLAPSEDYDRMITENRKKSMAVIASIYNVLRMQIPNQLARYSDEFYPTSTGDNFMRAGIPVILFEGGHFPEDYQRFGTRKYYTIALYTALSSIGLLDRKSYGYETYFEIPENKESHFDVIYRNVKLNTDFECVLDVAVQYKEEIKEGEEEISFVPIVVEVGDLHRKKGWKEIDCTGRKFISENKFPKLEAVQNFTIE
- a CDS encoding TerC/Alx family metal homeostasis membrane protein; translated protein: MSNETLFLLSFVVFIFFILALDLGLLHKKSDTISLRQAGLMSFFVVCLSLAFYFLLITYGHMLHGIDSIEKLQTVINRHHHPVKVIPNNLEQSIALYNQNLGLEYLTGYVVEYALSVDNIFVIVLVFTAFGVAPRNYHRVLFWGILGAIVMRFIFIFVGAALIEKFSWIMYVFGAFLVFTGIKMFVDKDKDEEIDTQNHPVVRFANKYFKVHPHFVGSKFFVTIDGVKKLTPLFLVLIIIEFTDLIFAVDSIPAIFSVTKDPYIVFFSNIFAIIGLRSMFFLLAGIIDKFRFLKIGLAALLTFIGLKMLGHSYLEEWGFGTTHSLLIIVSILGASVFFSLLFPEKKKDRKLKFNPDDEKHLHHHE
- a CDS encoding helix-turn-helix domain-containing protein; amino-acid sequence: MNINDRFTKILEYSGFTASEFADEIDVQRSSISHIISGRNKPSLEFIVKIKNRFPEISWDWIILGQGEMLQNDSALSNSESKINLEEENSSPDLFTLIDEDYKNEIFIQENLQKETPRESNTPFPFPKKEKISDSQRLEVQEDISEVQNIVNQSVTNNSTENKIKRIVFFYENGKFEVFEP
- the rplS gene encoding 50S ribosomal protein L19, giving the protein MDLLKYVQDKYIAKKEFPEFKAGDTITVYYEIKEGNKTRTQFFKGVVIQLRGTGATKTFTIRKMSGDVGVERVFPINMPALQKIEVDRRGKVRRSRIFYFRDLRGKRARIKDAAYKK